The sequence below is a genomic window from Lolium perenne isolate Kyuss_39 chromosome 4, Kyuss_2.0, whole genome shotgun sequence.
TGGAGATAGAGGGTGCGCCGTGCGTGCAGTGGAAGAGAGAGGCAGAGGCAGGGCACGGCGCAGGGGTGGAGCAACGGAGATTGAGCCGGGATTCGCAGTGCTGGGCCATAGTTTGCCTTACACACATGGGCTGGTTTGTCTCTAAGATAGACATCAGTCGGTTTCTAAAGGCATCTTAAGCGGGTCGATCTAAATCGGTGATCTAAGGGCGTGTTCAGCAACTCTCCAGCTTCTCGAAAATCCACCGTGGAGCAGTGCCAAACATCCCAACTCCACGAAGCTAGATCTGAGAAGCTGGCCCAATTCTTTGTACAAAACACGGAGAACCACTTTCGGCAATCCGCGGATCGGCAAACCGTGGAGCAGCTTCTATTTACAGGCAATTGCCACCGCGAAGTGAAAAACGGTTCGATCCCGTCTTGTGCTACTCCCTCGTTCGTTCCCTGTATCCTCGGGCTGACGTGCTCCCGTCCCAATCGGTCAACACCCGGCTCCGTCAACAGCCGCCTTCCCACATGAGTCCAAGTTAAATAGCGAAACAAACTATCCGGGAATGTACAAAAGTAAATATTGTTCAAACAAGTTAAATAGCAAAACAAACATGTTGGGGAATAGTACAAAAGTAAATATTGTTCAAACAAGAATAGTTCACAATTACACCACATAGTTTTACAAATAAGACAACCAAGTTAAATAGCGAAACAAACTATCAAGGTTGGTTTCCCACATGAGTCCACATGTGCTCAACCAAATCAGCTTGAAGGCGATCATGGGTGGTTCGATCCGGGAATGAATTATGCATATGCAATAAGTATTCCCAAGAAGATACCCCTGCCTGTGGCTCAACCAATAACTCACCCTGAAATTCCCAATCAACGTCATAGATGCTGTCATCCCGCTCACCCTCAACGATCATATTGTGCATGATGACACATGCTGTCATGACCTCCCACATCCTCTCGGCGCTCCATGTTATGGCAGGGTGCCGAACAATTCCCCAACATGATTGTAGCACACGCGGACAACTTTGGCTACGCGTGATGTGATGGGAGCAGTCGACGACGCCGGGGAGGCAGCTGCCGGCCAGACAAGATGCATTGACGACGTAGTCTGCTCGGCAACCGGAGCTATGACGTGCAACCGACATTCACCACGCCCGCTGGGAACTGCTGGCGCCAACGGCAACCGAGGGCGTAGACGACGATGCTGCCTCGGGGTGGTGGCGGAGAAGGCGGGCAAGGGTTTGAGCAGAGGAGAAGTTGAATTCGTCTCACTAGCAGGAGGGACTGAGTAGGCAAAAGGATGACGTGCTCGCTGTCTGGTCCAACTCAACGCATCGCCGGCCTAAATTTGAGCCGAATTCCTCAATCCGTCTGAGTCGATCTATTTGCGTCGTCCGGCTAGAGCGTGTGCGTATACAACACACGGGCCATGGCTCATGGCTCACGGAAAAAGAAAGGGTTGCCAGTGGGCCCACTTATTCTTTGAGGCGTGTCATCTTCACCTTTGACTCATGGCCACCCAATCACCCATAGCCGCGGCTGATCTCGATTTGACATCACGATTTCAGTTTGTGCATCTCACGGCAAGTCCAAAATGTGAAGAAGAATAATCCAGGGCATGACATCGAACATGAGCAACTCTGCAGACTAGCTTGGTGTTTAATTTAGCAAATGGTAAAAAGGAAAAATGCTATACGCGGAAAAAACAGGTCGTTACCTCCATCTTGCAATTTCCAACTGATTTACGGGTATCATCATCCTGAAGATACACACGGATATATATCTTGATTGTTAAGCATCGACAGTTGCAATGAAAACAATCATTGCTCATTGCTGATACAAAATTCGGTCAAGGCGTGTCATCGCCAATCAGGGAGACCCATAACTCATACGCTAGTCGAGTACTCACTCTCAGTCTCATCCATCCCTGCCTGCTGCCTGAATCAGACGCTCACCAACCATATCAGTGTGCCTGCAGTGTTTCAAAATTCGGGCGCACTGTCAGCGAGAACCACATGTGCTGCCGCATGGTCTCCCCGTCAGCACCAGCCCTACATAGCTACACGCATGAGCATGATATAGAGCTGCTGAATTCCATGGACCGAAGCAACCAATCTAACAATCCAAGCGATCCAGTTCAGTACCAGTTGGGTGATGCGATGCAGGCGGATGGCTACGAATGGGAATTATGTTGCAGGATTTCAGCCTGGGGAAGTGGAGACGTAGAAGGAGAAATGATGAATCATCTCCGCGTTTTGGGGCAGCGATGTTGAGGGAAGGAAGGAAACCTATCCACGTTCAGTTTGATTTAGCTTAAAATTGCATAGATTTCCATAAATACTTCTCAGATTGGCAAGTGAAAAGGATCGTTCATCCTTCAAGTGAAAGGATGCAGGTTCTGCGGTTCATCTACGGTGGCTGTCAGGAACTTCCGGGTGTCTGTAACATCTACTACTTCGCTGTAGTGTTACATAAAGTGCAGGTGATGCATTCGGCCCATGGGCTTGTAAGTGTGGGCCTTACTGTGGTGTGTGCGTGTGCGGTGCTATATAAACACCGACTCGCTGATGTATGAGGATCGAAGAATTGGAAATCAAACTCTGGTTATCGCTCTTGTGCTTCTGTTATCTCATCTTCTGCTTTTCCGatttcctctcccccttctcaatttccttgagatcctctacCCTCTAGTCGAGGTCATCACAAATTGGTATCCAGAGCCAGAAAATTTTGGGGAATTTTTGCTCGCCGGCGCACTCGTGAGCTCTCGGCGTTGATCCGTAATTCCGAGCAAAAGGTGGGAAACATCTCGGTGCGTTCCCCCAAAATCCTGCGCTCGGTCCGATCCGCTTGGAGGAGTCGCGACGGCGCCCGCAAAAGTTTCTGCCGCGCAGACGCAGCAGGCCTTGATGGCGTTGGAGGCGAATGGCGCGGAGACGAAGACCTTGTTGGACCGGATCCTCAAGAGGCTTGATGAGGGCGCGGCGCTGAGCAGCAAGCGCTACGACGAGCAAGCAGCATTCAACGCCACGGTCTCGCAGGATCTGCAGGCGATGCGTCATCAAATTGATTTGACGCAGGCGGATGTCGATGAGGCGCGCCAAGCGGCCGCCACGGTGGTTGCGCCGGCAACAGCACCTACGACGGCGGCTGTGGATGAtcgagcggcagcggcggcgtttGTGGCGTCCGGGATGGGCGTACCCGGGTACCCGCGTCTCGCAAATGACGGGGCGCCACTCCTTCCTACCGTTCCTgagcaccaactacctcgcccgcAAGCTGTTCGGCCGAGTCGCTTGCCAGCGTTCGGCGAGGATCGCGACAATTTTGTCAAGCCACCTAAGCATGATTTTCCGCGGTTCGATGGTGAGTTGCCGAATCTCTGGCTGGATCGTTGCCGATCGTATTTCGAGTTGTACCGCACTCCAGTACAGAGTTGGGTTACTACGGCATCGTTGTACCTCGACGGCCGTGCAGCGTTGTGGTGGCAAGCTGTGCGCCAAGTGCACCGACCATTCACCTGGGATGAGTTTGGGCGTGCCCTACGGGAGGAATTTGGCCCTGACGAGTTTGAAGTGCAGATGCATCAGTTGCTGCAACTCCGTCAGTTGGGCACAGTCGTGGAATATCGTTTGCAATTCGAGAAATTCATGTACCATCTATTGGCATTGGATCCAACCCTCAGCTCCAAATTCTTCGTCACGCAGTTTGTGCTCGGACTGAAACCAGAGCTTCGTGCGTTTGTCCGTGCCCAGACGCCAGCAAGTATTACGCGCGCAACGGTATTAGCGCGCATTCAGGAGGAGGAATTGGACACTAATCGTCCTCGAGCAAGACCTATACCAGCCGGGCGTCCTCCTACGGCGCAGGTACCAGTGCTACCGCGTCATCAGGCAGCACCACGAGTAGGTGCAGATGAGTATGCTCGGGAACGACAGTTGCGCGAGTACAGACGTGCAAATAATTTGTGCTTTAAGTGTGGTGATAAGTACAGTAGAGAGCATCAGTGCAAACAGCCAACACAGCTGTTGATGATTCAGGTCGGCGATTTTGGTGAAATGTTATCAGATGAAGCTATTCGTGCCCTGGAATTGTTGGACACACCTGAGGAACAACCTGCCTGTTGCATGATATCAGCGCATGCTTTGGAAGGGACTGAAGCTCCTACCGCCTTACGACTTCCAGTTACTGTGGGAACTCAAGTGATGCTGATGTTGCTTGATTCAGGAAGTTCCACTAGTTTCATTAACAAGAATTTTGTGGATAGTATTGGGCTCTCGACTGTGGCTATTCCAGCTGTTCCAGTAAAATTGGCGAATGGACAATTGGTGCAGTGTGATCAAATGGTTCCACAATTGCAATGGCAGTGTCAAGGACACAGTTTCACAACAGATTTGCGTGTGCTGGAGCTAGGGGCGTATGATGGAGTGCTGGGGAAAGATTGGCTGGACTCATTCAGTCCAATGACTTGTGACTGGCGAGAAAACTGCATTTCCTTTGACTATGCAGGCACCATCGTCCAGTTGCACGGGTTGGCCCCTAATACTACTCCACCACCCAAACAGATGGATGTGGAGGAGCTCTTACAGATGCAGGCCACAAATGATATTTGGGCCATGGCAGTGTTGGATAATTTGTCACAGTTTGCAACAGAAACTCAAGGGCCATTGCCAGCAGCAGTCCTGGACATTTTAACAGAATTTACTGATGTGTTTGCCGAGCCTAAGGATTTACCACCTCATCGGTTGTATGATCATGCTATTGCCTTGGAAGCAGGGTCAGTTCCACCAAACAGCAAGCCTTATCGATACTCCCCATTGCAAAAGGATGAAATAGAGAAGCAAGTTCAGGAAATGTTGAAAGCAGGTACTATTGTGCACAACATGAGTCCTTTTGCTGCTCCTGTTCTGCTGGTTAAGAAAAAGGATGGCAGTTGGCGATTCTGCATTGATTATCGACGGTTGAACCTCGCCACTATCAAGAATAAATTTCCACTGCCGATTGTGGACGAGTTACTCGATGAATTGGCTGGGGCAGCGTTTTTCTCAAAGCTTGATCTGCGAGCAGGGTATCATCAGATCTGAATGCgtgaggaggatgaggagaaaACGGCCTTCAAAACTCACCACGGGCATTTTCACTTTCGAGTAATGCCATTTGGATTGACGAATGCCCCTGCCACCTTTCAGTGCTTGATGAATTCCATATTCTCGGAGTACACTCGCAAGTTTGTGATTATCTTCCTGGATGACATCTTGATATACAGTCGCACCCTGTCTGATCATTTGCATCATTTGCGTCTGGTGTTGCAAACACTGCGTACAAATCAGTTGTATGCTAATGCTTCGAAGTGCTCATTTGCGCAGTGTCAGATTGAGTACTTGGGTCACGTCATCTCCGAGAAAGGCGTGGCAACAAATATGGAAAAAACACAAGCAATGAAGCAGTGGCCGGTACCAACGTCTGCGACTGAATTACGTGGGTTCCTTGGCTTAACATGATATTATAGAAAATTTGTGGCACGATATGGTATTATTGCCAAGCCTTTGACTCAATTGCTTACTAAAAAGGGTTTCAGTGGTCGGAAGCAGCTCAAGAAGCGTTCGACTGTCTCAAGGAAGCAATGGTCAATACACCAGTGTTGGCATTGCCGGATTTCGATTGTCCGTTTTCCGTGGAGACTGATGCCTGTGACACCGGAATTGGAGCTGTGTTGGTTCAAGACGGTCACCCGATTGCTTACCTGAGTAAGGCCTTAGGAGTTCGAAATCAGAAATTATCCACTTACGAAAAAGAGTTTCTAGCGGTTATGATTGCAGTGGAGAAGTGGCGAGCATATTTGCAGCGAGGCCCTTTTACCATCCTCACTGACCATAAAAGTCTCTGCAATTTGGAGGATCAGCAGTTGGATACAGAGGTGCAGCGCAAGGCCATGTCCAAACTCGTGGGCCTACAATTCCGTTTCCAATACAAGAAAGGAGCGGAAAATGGAGCAGCAGATGCCCTCTCACGAGTGGGACACCTCTTAACAACCAATGCAATGTATATCTGTCGACCAACTTGGTTGCAGGACGTGGCCAACTCCTATGTGACTGACACCGAGGCACAGTCGTTGTTAACGCAGTTGGCAGTCCAAAGTCCGGATGAAAATGGCTATGAATTGCAGCAGGGTGTCATCAGATGTAAGGGCCGGTTGTTCATTGGTGTTAATACAGCGTTACAGACAAAACTGATAAGTGCACTCCATAACAGTGCAGTGGGCGGTCATTCAGGAACAGCTGCGACTTATCAGCGGCTGAAGAAACTTTTCATTTGGAAAGGCTTGAAGTCCGCAGTGGAGGAATTCGTGCAGCAGTGTGAGGTATGTCAGCATGCCAAGCATGAGAACAACAAACCTGCGGTTACCTGTTCCTGTCGCTCCATGGCAAGATGTCACCATGGATTTTGTTATAGGCTTGCCCAAATCAGAAGGGTTTGAGGTTATTATGGTGGTGATCGACAGGCTCACTAAGGTTGCCCATTTTGTTCCATTGAAACATCCTAATTCAGCTGCTCAGGTTGCTAAAGCATTTTGGGAGAATATTGTCAGGTTGCATGGCATTCCTTTGACAATTGTCTCCGACCGTGATCCCATCTTCACGAGCAATCTCTAGCAAGAGCTGATGAAAGCTGCAGGTACTAAACTACATTTTCcacagcttatcatcctcaaactgacGGCCAATCGGAGAGGGTGAATCAGTGTATGGAGATGTTTCTCCGTTGTGCAGTAAACGACAGTCCAACCCATTGGAAACGTTGGCTACCAGCGGCAGAATTCTGGTACAATTCTACTCATCATGCCTCTTTGACATGTTCTCCATTCTAGGCACTCTATGGACGAGATGTCAATATTGGTGCCATGCTTCATTGGCAAGACAATTCACAATTGCTCACAGAATTGGACTGGGAGTTACATACTGCTCAATTGCGCGAACACCTGTTACGTGCGCAGGACAGATTCAAAAGGAAGGCTGATAAGAACCGCACAGAACGGGAGTTTCAAGAAGGTGAAGATGTGCTTTTGAAACTGCAACCATATGCACAGTCGTCAGTTGCTAATCGGCCGTGCAAGAAATTGTCCTATAAGTATTTTGGTCCCTTCAAGGTGCTACAGAAGGTGGGTGCGGTGGCTTATAAATTGGATTTACCAGAAGACAGTAGAGTCCACTCGGTGTTTCATGTGTCACAGCTCAAGCCTTTTCGCCCCAATTATACATCGGTTTTCGCTGACTTACCAGGAACACCGGATCTTTCTTCTAAGGAGCTCGTGCCGGTCAAGATTTTGGATCGCCGCATGCGGAAGAAAGGTAATGAAACAGTGGTTCAGATCTTGGTGCAATGGTCGACTCTGTCCCAGGACGCTGCTACTTGGGAGGATTATGACGTTCTTCGCCTTCGTTATCCAGAGGCTGTTATCTGGGCGGGAGATTCATCTTAACTGGGAGGCAATGTAACATCTACTACTTCGCTGTAGTGTTACATAAAGTGCAGGTGATGCATTCGGCCCTTGGGCTTGTAAGTGTGGGCCTTACTGTGGTGTGTGCATGTGCGGTGCTATATAAACACCGACTCACTGCTGTATGAGGATCGAAGAATTGGAATTGGAAATCAAACTCTGGTTATCGCTCTTGTGCTTCTGTTATCTCGTCTCCTGCTTTTCCGatttcctctcccccttctcaatttccttgagatcctctacCCTCTAGTCGAGGTCATCACAGTGTCAAACTCTATATTTGGCGTACGCTTTTTATTTGTCTCAAACGAATGTCCTGCCGTCCATTCCAAGTTAAAGAAAGTGCGAGGGTCCATATTCCATTTCTTCCATCTCCTACAGTGTCAGTCAGAGGGCAGAGCAGGCCATGGCTCTGAAAGCCACTAGAATTTCACCCTCAAGTGGTGAATACATCATGGAagatggagaaagaaagaaaaaagtcaCCATGACAAAGAAGAATCTACTTGTTGTCTCACGATGCATCGGCCAGGTAATATACTCCTTTTATTATCTAATAAAATTGTTCACCAGTATGGTGACATACTTTGCACTATGGAGGACTATAGTTGCAACTTTGTAACATTTAATAGTTGACAAAATATCAGTTGAAGCCGAGAAGCTTGCATTTTTTTCCGAAGTGGGGCATCGCTAGCCTCTACATTAATCAATGCATGCGGCTTTCAATATTCAGTTATTACAACCAACGAAAAAACATTTGGATATTATTACATCTATTGGATCACTCAAAGTAGCTACAAGAACGAGCTATCTAAAAAGCACTAGCGAAACGTCTTTGAATCATCATGTTAGTCTTCGATCAGCACACCAATCGCACTGGTTGTAGAAATCCTGTGTTACCATTTTCAGTCGGTTGCACCCAATATTCATAGCAAGACGATACTCCTCTAGACGCAGATAGGACCACATATAGATCCAGTGGGTAGCCAAGAAAATAACCTGCAAAAATGATAGaagatttttttttgttaaaaatGCAATCATTGCGCACGTTCCGTAGTGCCCAAACCAAAGCACGCACTCCAACTCTAATGTGAGCTTTGCTTGTTTTGTCTACCCATTTAACCATTtgccaaaaaaattagttatattCAAAGGGCGGAGGTATATTGAAAGTCATACAAACAATCTTCCAAATCAACTATGTGAAGGGACACAATATAAAAAGATGATGTATTGTCTCATCCTGATCACAAAAAGAACATTTAGTAAAATCAATCCAATTACGTTTAGCCGAATTATCTTTTGTAAGAATCACTTTCTTGtgaaggaaccacataaaaatctttATTTGTAGGGCGGCTGTCAGTAACTTCGGGGTTTCAAACTCTATATTTGGCGTACTCTTTTCATTTGTCTGAAACGAATGTCCTGCCGTCCATTCCAAGTTAAAGAAAGCGAGAGGGTCCATATCCCATTTCTTCCATCTCGTAGAGTGTCAGTCAGTCAGTGGGCGGAGCAGGCCATGGCTCTGAAAGCCAACAGAATTTCACCTTCAAGTGGTGAATACATCATGGAagatggagaaagaaagaaataagTCACCAAGACAAAGAAGAATCTACTTGTTATCTCATGATGCATCAGCCAGGTGATATACTCCTTTTATTATCTAACAAAATTGTTCACCAGTATGGTGGCATACTTTGTACTATGGAGGAGTATAGTTGCAACTTGGGAACATTTAACAGTTGACAGAATAACAGTTGAAGCAGAGGAGCTTGGGTGAAGGAAATAAACAGAGCCTCgcaagatacgtttgagatggtcGGCACACACTATAGATGGattagttagagcatctccagtcgcttcACCAAACCGTCATCCAAACCGCGCTGGATTGAGcgtttgatgaggacatccctaccacactactaccttcgtcattgcaagatgaagatgaatctgatatgaagctcaagtccaatgaagttaggattggacctattacaaggactcgcgcgaagctacttaaacaacaggtgaacttgttcctaaacgatactttgattgatgagaactttatacttcctaagtcctgttacttatgtatgatcaggtatgaagagggagcaagcatcgcacgaggagaagggGAGccactggacgtgaagatggacatggagctggacatgaagacacctcatgcacgcgcgagggaggagcgggcggcatgcgcgagaggagacgtCACAGTCCAGGCCAGCCCAGCACCCAGTCAGACCGGCCGCCGCGCCCGATctctggcccggtccaaccgggcggtacgctggatccaccccggcgccaaccggacgatacgctgatgccaaccgggagGTGTACTGCAGGACAATTCCCACACCCGGTCAGCACCCGGCGCCAAGCCCGGTTTGAACCGAactggcccggtcccaggcccggtcgaccggcccccaggccggtgatgtctacgttccccctcctttcctgtagacagtgttgggcctccaagagcagaggtttgtagaacagcagcaagttttcccttaagtggatcacccaaggtttatcgaactcagggaggaaaaggtcaaagatatccttctcatgcaaccctgcaaccacaaagcaagaagtctcttgtgtccccaacacacctaataggtgcactagttcggcgaagagatagtgaaatacaggtggtatgaatatatatgagcagtagcaacggtgccagaaaatagcttgccggcgtgtagttgatggtggtagtattgcagcagtagtaacacagtgaaacagtaaacaagcagcgatgacgcagcagtagtaaacaagtagcgatagcagtatttaggaacaaggcctagggattagactttcactagtggacactctcaacattgatcatataacagaatagataaatgcatactctacacttttgttggatgatgaacgcattgcgtaggattacacgaaccctcaatgccggagttaacaagctccacaatttattcatatttaagtaaccttatagtgtaagatagatcaacagattaaaccaagtactaacatagcatgcacactgtcaccttcatgcatatgtaggaggaatagatcacatcaatattatcatagcaatagttaacttcgcaatctacaagagatcatgatcatagcataaaccaagtactaacacggtgcacacactgtcacctttacacacgtgcaggaggaataaaactactttaataacattgctagagtagcacatagataaattgtgatacaaactcatatgaatctcaatcatgtaaagcagctcatgagattattgtattgaggtacatgggagagagatgaaccacatagctaccggtacagccccgagcctcgatggagaactactccctcctcatgggagcagcagcggtgatgaagatggcggtgaagatggcagcggtgtcgatggagaagccttccgggggcacttcccgctccggcagcgtgcggaACAGAGatctgtccccgcatcttggcttcgcgatggcggcggctctggaaggtttctgtgggtttcgtcgaacgcatcagggttttcgatccaggggctttatataggcgaagaggcggcgcaggagggcttctggggggcccacactatagggtggcgcgggcccccccctggccgcgccggcctagggtttgggtggcctgtgccccctccctggtggctctcgggtgttctggatggttccgggaaaaataggaacctgggcgttgatttcgtccgattccgagaatatttcgttactaggatttctgaaaccaaaaacagcagaaaacaggaactggcacttcggcatcttgttaataggttagttccagaaaatgcacgaatatgacataaagtgtgcataaaacatgtagataacatcaataatgtggcatggaacataagaaattatcgatacgtcggagacgtatcagcatccccaagcttagttctgctcgtcccgagcaggtaaaacgataacacagataatttctgaagtgacatgccatcataatcttgatcatactatttgtaaagcatatgtagtgaatgcagcgatcaaaacaatgtatatgacatgagtaaacaagtgaatcataaagcaaagacttttcatgaatagcacttcaagacaagcatcaataagtcttgcataagagttaactcataaagcaataattcaaagtaaaagcattgaagcaacacaaaagaagattaagtttcagcggttgctttcaacttgtaacatgtatatctcatggatattgtcaacatagagtaatataataagtgcaataagcaaatatgtaggaatcaatgcatagttcacacaagtgtttgcttcttgagatggagagaaataggtgaactgactcaacattgaaaggtagaagaatggtcctcatagaggaaaagcatcgattgctatatttgtgctagagctttgattttgaaaacatgaaacaattttgtcaacggtagtaataaagcatatgcatcatgtaaattatatctta
It includes:
- the LOC127347385 gene encoding uncharacterized protein, with the translated sequence MALEANGAETKTLLDRILKRLDEGAALSSKRYDEQAAFNATVSQDLQAMRHQIDLTQADVDEARQAAATVVAPATAPTTAAVDDRAAAAAFVASGMGVPGYPRLANDGAPLLPTVPEHQLPRPQAVRPSRLPAFGEDRDNFVKPPKHDFPRFDGELPNLWLDRCRSYFELYRTPVQSWVTTASLYLDGRAALWWQAVRQVHRPFTWDEFGRALREEFGPDEFEVQMHQLLQLRQLGTVVEYRLQFEKFMYHLLALDPTLSSKFFVTQFVLGLKPELRAFVRAQTPASITRATVLARIQEEELDTNRPRARPIPAGRPPTAQVPVLPRHQAAPRVGADEYARERQLREYRRANNLCFKCGDKYSREHQCKQPTQLLMIQVGDFGEMLSDEAIRALELLDTPEEQPACCMISAHALEGTEAPTALRLPVTVGTQVMLMLLDSGSSTSFINKNFVDSIGLSTVAIPAVPVKLANGQLVQCDQMVPQLQWQCQGHSFTTDLRVLELGAYDGVLGKDWLDSFSPMTCDWRENCISFDYAGTIVQLHGLAPNTTPPPKQMDVEELLQMQATNDIWAMAVLDNLSQFATETQGPLPAAVLDILTEFTDVFAEPKDLPPHRLYDHAIALEAGSVPPNSKPYRYSPLQKDEIEKQVQEMLKAGTIVHNMSPFAAPVLLVKKKDGSWRFCIDYRRLNLATIKNKFPLPIVDELLDELAGAAFFSKLDLRAGRTLSDHLHHLRLVLQTLRTNQLYANASKCSFAQCQIEYLGHVISEKGVATNMEKTQAMKQWPWSEAAQEAFDCLKEAMVNTPVLALPDFDCPFSVETDACDTGIGAVLVQDGHPIAYLSKALGVRNQKLSTYEKEFLAVMIAVEKWRAYLQRGPFTILTDHKSLCNLEDQQLDTEVQRKAMSKLVGLQFRFQYKKGAENGAADALSRVGHLLTTNAMYICRPTWLQDVANSYVTDTEAQSLLTQLAVQSPDENGYELQQGVIRCKGRLFIGVNTALQTKLISALHNSAVGGHSGTAATYQRLKKLFIWKGLKSAVEEFVQQCEALYGRDVNIGAMLHWQDNSQLLTELDWELHTAQLREHLLRAQDRFKRKADKNRTEREFQEGEDVLLKLQPYAQSSVANRPCKKLSYKYFGPFKVLQKVGAVAYKLDLPEDSRVHSVFHVSQLKPFRPNYTSVFADLPGTPDLSSKELVPVKILDRRMRKKGNETVVQILVQWSTLSQDAATWEDYDVLRLRYPEAVIWAGDSS